atttttttttcttttctctgttATCTATCATTGACAATATTAGAGTGCTTTCTGAAAGGTTATTTATTATCCTTTTTTAACTTACTGTGGTTTCTCTTTCATATGCAAAATTAATATGCTATGTTCCCCTCAAGTCTTTGATCTTTTCAAGCCTTCTTAGTTACAGGTCTGTTATAGAAATGATCCAAAGGCATGCATCATAACTTCCTGGTTCAGCCTCTTTAtgcatggatttgaaagattttcaagccaactttacATAATTTTTGGTCAGAATTAAatcatataaattattgaatgctTCCATGCATAACTTGATTCTTCTCAATTGAATATGTTAGAGGTTGTTATTTGTATATTATCCAAAATCATCATTCTGTTAAACATGCTTTCCTCTATAAATCCCATATTGATGGGTCTTACGTAGATTTGAAAACTAAGAAATGACACCTCTGAAGTTATGCAAGTCTTGACTCCAGTCTAAGCAATGATCTAACGCTGAATACCAGCCCTTCTTAATTACTGCATGAATCACTTTATTGGTTTAGTGTGCACAAAAGATGGAATTAGCAAGCATGATGATTTTAATGGCATTGGATTTGGAACTTCTTTCTTCATGATACACCACCTAAATTATACCTTACTCTTGTCAGCAACCTACTCATTTACCTACAGACATTCTTCCCTACCTGTATACTGCTATAAACCTTCCACTTTTGCTTAGCGTAGTGATTTATGCTACATCTAACCTCTTTCCGTTTATCAACAATTTCGGCAATCAACAAAACAATATCTTCTCATGTTACATTGTTGTAACTGAGACATGGATTCGTCGACCTTGTTGCTTTATGGTTAACAGTTCTGCTATTAAGTTATCTCCTTCCACATCATATTCAACTATTTGCTCCATATCCCATTTTCCTTGCTCATGTGATAACGTTGCGGAATACACTCCGTGTGTTAAGGAAGATTTTCCAAGCATGTAAGCAAACACACCCAATCCTAGAGCTCACCAAGGATATCTGCAACTCAAAAGTGTCTTTTTCCTCCTCTCTCAAGCAACCTTTTCTTGGACTGACATAGGTCTATGGAGATAGACTAGTTGAAACTACTTACTGAAGGCATACCCGAGGCTGCCATAAAGTTCTCATTGTTTGGTGGTAGAATTCCTCAAGCAGAAAGTATTCTTACTCTGCTATTACACTGATTTTGTAGCAGTTGATGCTATGTGTGTGGATCAAGGCACTAACGGGCTTACATCCTCTTTTTCGTTATGGCCTTTATAATATGTGGTTATCTTGTTAGGAAGGACTAAATTAGCATCTTTGCCTGCTGTCAGTCAAAAGAAGCTGTGAGTTAAAACTATCAGAAATAATTTGAAATGCAAACTCTGCTCTTTGGATTTCATGCTTTCCATACCGTGGACTTTTTTACTTCTAATAGTATTGTCAAGAATTAGGCCATTAACTTTATAAGTACTATTTTATCATTCAATCATATTGGGGACATATGCTTTATGAAAGCCTTTCAGAATACATGGAATATGTGTGTAAGATATTTAGACGTAGTCAAAGTACATGATGTAGATATTAGATTCACTTTGGTTGGATATTCGGGTATAGACCAAGTAGATTGATGCACATTCTAGATTCAGTTTGGTTTGTGTTACCAAATTATATCTCATGTTCCTTCTGTATCAGTTATAAGAGATTTAAAATCATTTTCCAATCTTGATAACAGGCAGGAATCACCAAACCACATCACGTTAATAGTGTCACCAAAAGAACAAGAATAAATGCTGGAAAGTCACGAAGCTTTGATGAAGTTGCATCAGTTGACGATTCTATTTTGCTACCCTTGTCATCCATCATTCATGTACGTGGAAATTTTAGAAATATTCTCCAGAGAAAGACACAAAGATCAATgaacatcccttcaagaatgcaGCATAAAAGAGCTGCCAATACACGGTCCACTAATGAATTTCAGGTAATACATCAGATATTGTGGTCTTATCGGATGCACATTTTCTTCTTTAGTTTGTTTTGACTTAGATGTGTTTCATCTTTCAAGGATCCAATGTGATCAATGCCCTTGATCTGGTGTTATTTGCAGACTTTCAGAACCAGTCTTACTGCGAATCAAGGCCCCTCCATATCTGTCAATGGAAATTTGTTGGAGCTAATTTTACCACACAGTCAGGTATAACAGTTTTTAACATTATGCATGAATTCCACCTTTTTAGGTTTGTTCCACCTCTGTGGGCTATGTCAACTTAATAATCCTTCATATAGGCGAGAACATCAGTTACCAACAGCATGAACCTCAAGAAACAAGTATGTGGTCGAAGAAGTAAGTTTACCTTGGAGAGAGCATTCAGAACCAGGAGAGGAACTGTATTTCAGCAACATGAGATGACCGAGAACCAGCAGCTTTACTTGGCTGAGATTGAAAGACTGTGTGGTCTTGAAGAAAGGCTTCAGAACTTGAAGAAGGCACTGCTATCATGCAAAGATAATGAGAGTGAATCAGTCAAAACTCATTTGACTGAACAAAGTGTGATCTATGTTCCTGTTGCTGAGGTTAAGGTAAGGGAATGACATCTGAAAATCATCTCATAAATGTTAAGTTGTTGTACTATCTTAAAAATTACTAGTAATAGTTATCATTACTCAGAATCTATATTGTTATGGCAAGCAGCTGTTGAGCCAACAACAAACGATAAAATTGTACAACaaacttttctttatttattatcATAACACTCCATTTTTGCCATTAGTTATGCTTTGTACTCTCTCCCATGCATGTCAAATGTATGATTCCTTTATGTTTGTGCTAGACCAGATTAATGTGATGGGAAACAAATGTAATAATAAGACCATCATGTTGGATTGCTGATCATACTGGACGTGGTATAGTGTCATAAAAAAAACGCATATCTGCTGGGTCAATATGATGTGTTCTGCTACGCTGGAGATTGAaccttttatttgaatcaaagagAGTTTATTAAACAGTCAAAACTTGGAAGAGTACAGCCATCAGCTAAAATTTTATAGCACATAAAGTCAAACCCCCCAGAGAGGGGGAGAGACCAGACGTACATCTCATCAGCCATGATATGAGATCAAACCTTCCAATATATTCGAGTGTGTTGGTCAACTGCTGAATAAATTCAAATTACTTGGTTTAATTCATACAGTTGTATCAAGATAGAATATGTTCTCCAGTGAGAACCACCAGCTTGTCTTGAAGCCATATTGCAAGTTATATACTGGTAAGTTAGCTTAAGAAGTTATTGATAATTTAGTTACTTGTGCTGGGCTCATTAAATTACGTTTCAAAGAAGAGGAAACGAAATCTAAGTGGTTTTTGTATGGGAACATAAAAAACAGAGGTTTTTTATATTAGTGGCTGCTCAAGTGAAGAAATTGATGCAATTATTGAAAGCTTCTGATACTCTGGTGGCACCAGAACAGGTCAACTGAAAAGGTTACATGAGTGGAGATTGGTACATGAACAAACTTGATGATTTTTGTACGGGTAATATAAATTGGTCAGTTATTCTTGTTTGGTTATGATACAAACAACTTTCTGCTCTCTAATTTTACACCGAAGCTCCTATAAACTTGCACGATTATGTCAAATACCTTTGTATAAAGTTTGCAAATAACAACGTATAATTAAAACATTTTTGAAGTGCCATGATAATCAGAATAAATAGAAATTTGGACTTGTGCCAGAAGGGAATGCAGTTGGTAAGCAAGCGATAATTAACATAATCACATTCTTTTGTTCTCAATAACAAGTTGGTGCATTCCAGACTATTTAAAAGTTAAAAAGTCATCTTGTCCCTTTTCTTCAATAACTTGTGCATGCACTCCGATCTGCCCACATGTGCTAATATATGTTTGATTAATCAATACGATGGAATCAAGAATTCACACCACACTTCTCACTCTCACAGCTTGAAGAGGAATGTACTGTCTTAACTTCATGACTGCCATAAAGAAATCAAAACTCAAGTCCTGAACGAATTATCAGCACAACTTTAATCGAGTATTCTGTTAATAGGTGAGAAATACAGCCAATAAGCCATTGTACACAAACTTGTATCTTAGTCTAGGTCGCTATCAGTGACTTGACTCATGTTCACATGGACCCCTAATGTCACAGGCTATGCAAAGGTTATTATGCAATGAGAACATCGTCAATCCTGACAGTATAGTTTCAGTTAGGCATTGTATTGAAGTAGCTAGTCAATGCAACATGTTACACCCAGATGTTGATATGGAGTCTCTACTCTAGCAACTGAGAATGGAATGCTACCATTTTATGTTCATCCTTATAGCCATGACAATTCAAGGAACAGGAAACCGGAGTCTTGTTTTTCCTTCATTTAACCAATCAATCGTCTAAGTCTCCTATTTTATTCCTCTAGATCTTAGAAATCTAATATCAAATAGACATCACATGCTATTATAATTTACCAAAAATATTCATGAGcggaattaaaaataataataataataataatgccaTAAAAAATGCATCTCATGTGAAAAACATGGATTTGTTACACAACTTCCGACAGATTCCATGCGTTCTTGAACTTCTATCAGTAGGGGCTCCCATATGCTCTTTAACATAGATATATACATGCGTGCATGTACACTTACATAGAAAAAGAAAGCCTTTATTATATGAAAAATGCTAAAGATCATCTCCCAGTCACTGCTTAGATCGCCAATCTTGTGCAGCAATCATTGATTGGTAGAACAATATCACGCCTCTAACACCAACCATCTCTTATGTACCGCACTAATCTCCGACCGCGACATAGAACCAGTGATCTTGGCTTTGACAGGACGGGCAATcctaaacatttttttttatccatTATAATTTTCTTATTGCTGCTCTTTTAAGCAATGTCCATCTTTTATTGTTCTTGATGCCATTTTTCTTAGATATTGTTATTTGGTGATTGCTGAACTTTACGTCATTTATTTCAAAAGGGTGTTCAGCTTTTCAAGTCATATTAATATTTCTTTCTATACCTTATTCTGAATTTTGTAAACAACTTTTATTATATGTTACAACTTACCAGTAGGTCATGGATGAACAGTGGAGAAGGGGAGAAGGGCACATATGCATGCAGGAGCATATATATTGAATTCTTCCTTTCTAAATCAAGACCGTTTCAAAGTTGACTTCATGGTTCCAGAAAAATCCCACCGTATCTTATGGGAATGACCGACAATCAATACTAGGTGATTATCTTCAACATTTTAGGTCTGATTCCAAGAAAAAACTTGTTAACAAGGTTGCCCTGATTGGTTACTCGCTAAAATTGACCTTGTTGAGATccacctttttctttttcatggcttttagtaatcaaattatggcTTTTCAATATCACGCTCGGACAAAGATGAGCACTCTACATCTACCACAGAACGAACGACCTAACTGATGAAATCGAAGGAGGAGCAAATCTGGGTTTGACCCATCTCTCATACATAACGCAGATTCTACCGTGGAGGGCACAGCGAGAACCGAGAAGACGTACATGGGCGCACTCGTCGTCACAAGATGCAATAGATCTGCAGCCTTTTCCCAAGCGAATTGATGGAAAACGTAACTAATTTATTCGCACTTTTTAAGTGGCAATTGAAGCGTTGCCTGGTAACAGATAGAAAGCGTACAAATCTCCTATTTCCCAGCCAACCACTGTGATGATAAGTTGATAACAATAATTTGGTTCGGAGAAAATGATCAGATTGAGTTTTCACCTCTAGAACCACCATCGAATTCATGCTTGGCATTTAAAATGCATTCCGATCGGCACATCTGACTCACCctcttttaataataattttaaccaTCAGCTTTTCCACACCTATTTATGCTCGGCGTAGTCACGCCCTCTCGATGATTAAAAAAACATGGAGATGACAATATGACATCGGGTACTTAAATAAGTGCCACCAGCCCATCTCAAGGTTAAACTCTTCCAACCTCCAAGCCATAAGCAAGTATGCACTAATTTTCAGAGGCTAGACCCCAGAATAAAGACCTAACAGCAAGTAAAGAAAAGGTTTTAAGAATAATAAGGCAAATTTTATTggatttatttctcttctccacATTCTCTTCAAAAGCCCAAACCTCCCATTTTGGTGCCTCTCAAGCTACTCTCTATTCCATCCACCACAGCCGCTTAACCAGATGTATTCCTCCATAGACTCATGAATCGGCCAGGCTCTCTTCCTCTATAGCTTGCTGGAGAAGGGAAGAACTCCTAACAAACCGGCCCTGAAAAGAACAATGGGGGACCCAACAACAAGAATTCTTCATTGGAATCATTCGTcaagtaaccaaaaaaaaaatcaataaataagaGAGGTGGAAGAAAACAGAAGGG
The DNA window shown above is from Elaeis guineensis isolate ETL-2024a chromosome 8, EG11, whole genome shotgun sequence and carries:
- the LOC105050862 gene encoding uncharacterized protein (The sequence of the model RefSeq protein was modified relative to this genomic sequence to represent the inferred CDS: added 213 bases not found in genome assembly), with the protein product MFGKDLTENEQQSEDEDWGPRRRKRRTESTTGTIMANCVNEDGCSDTVSTKKISLDRKPLFRIPSNAVQKLRQVFAENELPSRAVKENLSKQLGISSEKVSKWFKNARYAALKTRKAGITKPHHVNSVTKRTRINAGKSRSFDEVASVDDSILLPLSSIIHVRGNFRNILQRKTQRSMNIPSRMQHKRAANTRSTNEFQTFRTSLTANQGPSISVNGNLLELILPHSQARTSVTNSMNLKKQVCGRRSKFTLERAFRTRRGTVFQQHEMTENQQLYLAEIERLCGLEERLQNLKKALLSCKDNESESVKTHLTEQSVIYVPVAEVKVRE